In a single window of the Nodularia spumigena CCY9414 genome:
- the psb30 gene encoding photosystem II reaction center protein Ycf12/Psb30, producing MFDTLSNLNWEVIFQLVSVGLILIAGPLVIAVLAFRNGNM from the coding sequence ATGTTTGACACTTTAAGCAATCTTAATTGGGAAGTTATCTTCCAGCTAGTTTCCGTTGGACTAATCCTCATTGCTGGACCACTAGTAATAGCAGTTCTGGCATTTCGCAACGGCAATATGTAA
- a CDS encoding YkgJ family cysteine cluster protein, with protein MANWQCVKQCGACCNLDPAERPDLAEYLSPAELELYLSMVGEGGWCVNFDHTSRECTIYANRPRFCRVEPEIFQDMYEIEPEELDDFAIDCCRQQIEGVYGDRSLEILRFDKAVGF; from the coding sequence ATGGCAAACTGGCAATGTGTGAAACAATGTGGGGCTTGTTGTAATCTTGACCCCGCAGAGCGTCCAGATTTAGCAGAGTATCTTTCCCCAGCCGAGTTAGAACTATACCTGAGTATGGTAGGCGAAGGCGGATGGTGTGTTAATTTCGACCATACCAGCCGAGAATGCACTATTTACGCAAATCGTCCCCGGTTCTGTCGTGTAGAGCCAGAAATATTTCAGGATATGTACGAAATTGAGCCAGAAGAACTTGACGATTTTGCCATTGACTGCTGTCGTCAGCAAATAGAGGGAGTTTATGGCGATCGCAGTTTGGAAATTCTCCGCTTCGACAAAGCCGTTGGTTTTTAG